A portion of the Brevinematales bacterium genome contains these proteins:
- a CDS encoding PTS transporter subunit EIIA yields the protein VRDKHGIDWNEKGDVVYTAFFLIGSRDERNFHLRALMAIAQILQNPHFQTDWMKAKSDKELRSVILLTERQRTV from the coding sequence TTGTCCGCGACAAACACGGGATCGACTGGAACGAAAAGGGAGATGTGGTCTATACCGCGTTCTTTCTTATCGGGTCGCGGGACGAACGCAACTTCCATCTCCGGGCGCTGATGGCAATCGCGCAGATCCTTCAGAATCCGCACTTCCAGACCGACTGGATGAAGGCGAAGAGTGATAAGGAACTCCGTTCGGTCATTTTATTAACCGAACGCCAGCGTACGGTATAA